AGGACGtgcaaaatgaatttgaaaattaagcttaaaataaattttatttacagttgTGTTTTGATAAGCGCTGTGTTTCCGACAGATTCATTAgcatttgaatttgtttgatttgaatgaATTAGAATAAGATAATTTCAATGATTGCAAATTCctgtaaaaaaggaaaaaatattttcactgaaccatcaattaaaatattaaaaaatatgcacTTAAGGTTAATACAGAATCATTCTCAGTCTAAGAAAATTGGTTcatattttatcaataaatcTTCGTTATCTTCAAATCATTAGATATCAACGCCAACATCGCGTTTACGCTGTTAAAAAGAACGTAGACTGCGTAGAGCATTTAAAAATACCTTCACCACATGCCATAGGTACATAAATTTGTTACTCatcagttgattgattgaaagaattttaaaatagaaaaatggaTTTGAGATGATGTTGCTTCCATTCTTTGACCAACTTTAAGTGACATATTTTTATCCGTCACTTATTCGAATCAGTAACTAGGAATAAATACCGAGATGTTAAAcgataaaaatcgtttttattttcagaaaatgtaTTCTAACAATCTGATGACTTTCACCTTCATAAAGTAacttagtttgaaatttcaatctcCCTTGAGGAAATAAAACGAAGAAGACTTTTAAGAATCTTAAAAGTATTTCTGTAAAGAGCTTCGTGCAATTTTTGTAGAAGGATATTGAAATAATGTTCTTGTTAACGTGTTAACATCAACGAAtattatatgaaaataaatctttgaagaaaagaagaagaaaaacatagAAACCAAATGATAATAATGAAGCAAATAATAAGGAAAATACCAAAAAACTCTTCCTTCAAATTACAATGAATGTTAGCTTagctgtaaaatttaaaaacttttcaaattcaagacgcaaaaaatctttgaaaatatattaTAAAGGCACCAAAAATGATTTATGTACAAGATCTATTACACAAATCATTTTGAtgcttttattatattttaaaagattttttcatcTTGAATTTGGATCTCAAGATTTAGTTTCAGAGTTTCCGAGAATGCTTCGAAAGAAGTGAATTCCtctattttcagaaaatttaataGTGTAAAAACAAAACGATTTCTGTCATCGCTTAAGGATGTTGTTGAGATTTAAATATTAAAGATTTAACATtaaacgtaccggagggggTTAAATGACATTTGTTAACTTCAAATGACTAGATTGAGAGGTTTTCAATAGtttgaacaagtgagaaaagttttccaatttttaaacgTGTCCGGTTACATCTGCTTGCATTTGTCATCTGTACACATTACCTAGATGGATGAAATTCTGTCAAACAGAAAAAAGCAGCCAtttataaatgaataaaaacagtCAGTCCAAGcttattttaagtattttatttcGAGTTGTACTAGCAATCTTAAATTTAACACTAAGaaatatttcattcattttatatACGATCAGTAACGTAAACCATGAAATTCGCTGGTGAGTTAGAACGTCTAACGGCAAATGGGATGATGATACCGAGACCGGTTAATACAATTCCGATTGAATTGATGATTATTCCCTCCTCTATTGTTTGTGTATAGCTGTCTCTGgaaatatgaaaacattttgtgaatatttttgaaaattgaatgacaAATCTTCAATGtttatttctaatattttttttgatcagacaaattcttttaaattgtatacaaaattcaaatattacatAATGTCAACAGCTGAAATCCTCCACCAACATGAAGGTTGTTATTCTTACGTAAACTTTGTCTACTTACCCGAGTTCGAAAATTGCTTTTTGGGTTAATCCTGTTACGCTGGTAGCAACTGCCAACATGAAGGTAACAACTCCAAAGCTCGCATGGATTGGCACCATTGTTGATCGAAATTTGTATGTAGCATTTTCACAGCACAGCAAGATGAGAAAACTGGAAAGAACGTTTCGATTAGTTAAAGGTTATTTTTCGGAGGAAATATATTGTTAATCAACCTGAAAAATCCCATAATGAACTGTAATCCGAATAATCCCATGGTGATACAACCCAGCCATGAATGAAGTGAGTGAAAATGCGGAGTTTGCACTTGATTGTGAGAGTCCCACACCACCAAGAATCCAATTACGATGCACGGAATTGAGCAAGCATGGAAAAATGTGTGGCACAGTTTGACGATCAAATGAGAGCAGCAGCGACAGATTCGGTACAGCAAAATAGCTACAATTAAATGATCATATATCAACATTAATGAGGAAATGAGAAATACGATTAAGCTTGTTCTAGACAAGAAGGTATAACATTAGAGATTATTATGCAGTGACATTATGCACACAACGTAATGCTATGTCCCTTCTGTTATTGATATGGAATGCTTACAGAATCCGGAAAGTGTTATATAACCGCCAACCATCAATACCGGATGCAGATTGAACTGCAGCTTCGGATCATCCATGTTGAACCCTTTGCGGTAGTATATTATCCAAAACACGGTTAATATTGAAGCGGCAATGAGCAAAATCGAAGATACCACTACGACTAATATGTACTCGAACCACGCTCCGCAGTTCCAAATTCTTTCATCGTCTTCATCGTAGCGCCTGTTAAAAGATAGAATGCTTTTGTTAGATGAATGCTCAATGCTGCAGACTAAAATAACTGAATACACTTTTTAATTGAAAGATTTCAAAGGCTAAAAGCTTCCAATTGAAAAGCTAGAAAATATTTGGGGATTCCTGCAAAATTTATGTGGGCATGTGGGCAACtctgtcgaagaccgtaacttcgtatctttttagacaaaaaagttattaggtgctAATGAAGGTATGTCTTTTTGGcactgaaaaataataaattaaattgacatcactgctgggtgtcaaacgaggtattgcatgactacttttcattgCCTTCAGAAAAGGAGTAGGCTtaaaagcggcacgttatccaatcaaacgggaaaattgtgcctaattGTGCGTTTACATACTCGAAATCCAGTGCAGAGTCGAATAGTCTCAAAAAAGACAGATTGataaaaagtaagaaataaCGCAACCTTTCAAAAGTCGTAAAAAaatccaaggaatatttaaataaggtaatgtcgagagccatattggattttttttgtgacgtcacaaaaacgattgtatcgaaaatttatgtgagaatggtaggaatttcgaagaaaaacacgttttagaatGAAATCGAATtctaatttcattttaattttgttatagggcctctatttcactatgcaATGGagttttttggtcctttgaagattgcattatggttttttttcttaatttattaatgaatgcaatgtcgcTTCGAaactaaaacgtgcaaaaatgaaaaaaatatcaacttgaaaaaggtctagctggtagatattgggtgttcaactgattgtcatgatttttatccaacacGTTTACCATATACAATTTTACGTAGAACAATTAAAAGATtgtggttttgaataaaaaattgtgtttttatcactttattgtaatgaggagcttaaactgcactgacttgaacattttcatggaaaactttgaaccagttttaaagtttatcaaatttcagtggtgaaaatccaccattttttcgaaattcaatggtctattttatataaaaattattcgataatgcaactttttttgtacccatcttgaagagcaagaatccttctacaataacatgttttcaaagtggaaagTTTCCAGCatattcttcgaattatcatcgaaaaagaaaattttcctagtacattaacagatttttcgtgattgtgacgtatcagcctgtaccaatacagctgccttggcactaccttctttaaatattccttgaaaaaaatctgtgtttcatattttgagaatctaaagattccaaaatgtgtcaaattacgtCACCTTTTTCTACTTTGACTCTAACAGCTTTGGCGGGtgattgattaaataaatagtacctattttttaacaaaacttctcaacattttttgtggccatgatttaaaaaaaagaaataaaacaacattttcacATGTGCATCATATAACTttcaacttcagctttcttatgcaccaagtgaaaaaaaacgagCTTCCTATAGCTGATTTATTGTCTTTTTCCCAAAACatgttttccgattttttttttcttcgactttgaataactttgataaaaataattgtggCTCGATTTTGTCTAAGAATTATATTAGGATTACaagttttccaaaactataaattttgtagaaatctgCTGAGAAACCAGAGAATTTTAGCGGAAaaagtgtttgccgtcattcGACCTATcgcggtataaataggtatatacaaagtgtcggtaggTTTAGTGttaaaaccatatcaagtatgtTAACAAATTTTCTCGCATCTTTGTTGTGTAATAACAATTATCGAACAAAACTCAAATGAAACAGTTTATATGATTAATTCTTATGATattattttgttgttatttatcAAGCATAAATCGTTATCTGATAGCATTGCTAAAAAtactttcttattaaaaatgaattgttaaaaaattaaacgaaacgATCAGATTCAAGTGATGCTATTCTTAAAACCTcactcaaaacacaaatatagcttcgaatttttcagaaaaaaaatcaataaatggcACGTTGTGACGTCAAGACTTCATTCACTCTTATATCAATTACcatttcatcaagaaaaaaactctCAATATCAATTGTAGTgatttaaattctaaatctataaatataaatttttgttttatttgcaatCATACGTAAATTTTATACACGATTTACTCAAAAATTGCTCTGAAAAATTTCGTCACTGCCACTTTAAATAGCTATATATgtaattctgtgattttacccgaAAAATTTGTGGCGGTTTTCTGTGATACTActatatttcattgaaaagtaatGCCAAACATCAGCaaattgagtcattttactttaaaaatagcAATTCCCATcggtataaaattttcataaatcccCTTATAAAATTCTATCTCGCCACTTTAAATGCTTTCTTAAttctttgacaaaattttccaaaaactgcagAAAATGATGAATGTTTCTGTCATTTCTCAATCTTAAAAATGCgcacagaaaaatatttaatgaatcACATTTAATAACTGAGCAAAGTATAACAAAGCAGCAGCAAAGAcagcgattttcaaaaaaaaatttctcactattAGATATCGTtgttatatatttttcaattttaagcaaTAAAGAATAGTAgcaccaatttaaaaaaaattttctcataacaTGGATCAAACCTTTTCATTCTTTTCAACCTTTTCATTCTTGAAATTCGATTCTTCGTTgaaagactttaaaaaaaatccgtgttAGCCAAAAACATCGCTTTTAAAGGGTTGCCATTAAAGTAGaactcattttttcaaaacgactATATAGCGTTTCCTTCCCACTTgacattgtaaaaaaaagtgtttgtttCACCAATTCCGTACAAACGAGGCTTTCCGGTCTACCATTTAAAAAGTCTAGTGTTTGGCAGGTTGATTTGACAGACTTAAATGCGCTTCTCGACAGAGTCCCCAAACCAGAATCTAGTCTACTAGGTAGTGAACGCGCCGCGAAAGAACAATGCTAATTgcaaagaattaaatttatttcagagAGGCTTAATTGACCTTCTCACTGTGTGAGGTCATAAATAGCAATACTTAGGTGAATAACACACGACATGTCATTTGCTGCATCAGTTGACAAGAATGATGGGTTATTCTTAAAAATGTTAAGCAATTTAAAAGTCCGTGTTGTATCGAATCACATCGGGGTTAATTGATGGAACTCTGATgcagtttttaatgatttaacaaaaaaaaaattaagttgtgGATCTCGAATCCAGACTTCAGATTTAGTGTTCAGATCCAGACTTCAGATTTAGTGTTCAGATccagaatacagattcagagttccagttttaattctttttctaattttccTTATTTAAACAGGATTTTAGCCATAGCAGTCATTTCTCCACAGTACGAATATTTCACTTATCAAAAGTTCaggttaagaattcagatttagaatttagattcaaagttcagattCAGTATTGAGATACAgtattcagattaagaattccaTTTTAGAGTTCAggttcagaactcagattcagaatcccaattcagattcagatttcagattctgaattcaaattcaaaatcagaatttattAATGTAGGTTCTAAATTCaggatttagattcagatttcagattctgaattcagaatttaaattttactttattaaataatctagattctaaattcttGATTCCCAATTTCACGTTATTTTCGCGTATTGAATTTCCaatcaacatttgaaaacaaaattttaaaatatttgtttaaagttTCCGTTGTAATGGGTTAACGGCTGTGTTTGTGAAAATGATGGATGAAACTATCATTTTCCTGGCAGTGTCGTTACACACAATCTTATTAAACGTGGTTTCATAATATGACCTAATTTAGAAGAGGTGCTGgacaatttttatttagtttaaattcagcGATAGATTCAGAGATGTCCAATGTTTAATGATCCATTTTGATAAGATGagtgggagttgaaacactttcCCTCCCTTCTGCAGAAAAATGACAGTATCACAATTAGCCGTTATAAAAGTTGATACTTTCAATAGGctggtgctgcatacatttaggggtacaaaaatactacaaaaaatgtaactagctgaaatcataaaaataatgtttggatgggtgaacttttgaaatcaaCAAATGCCTTGTGAGATAAGTAGGCTTATGAATCAGAGGTAATGTCACAGAAGTGATGTCattaaataggaaaaaaaaaatcattctttgtTCTTTGCTGTACCAAACCGGTTGTATTTCTATAAACCGCTCAATACGTTAAGGGCCCAATCCATCCGAATCGAAAAGGATCATCAGAACTGTTTCAAGATGTTTAACGGAAGCAACGCATTGAACGAAAGCGGAAGAAGAGTGTCTGCATCTGGTGGAAAAGTCTCTGGAATCGCACTACCACCGAGACTTCGTGGGCGAGAAAATTACGCAACCTGGACGTTCGCCATGAAGATGACGCTAATCCATGATGAGTCCTGGCACACCGTGGAACCGAAAGAGGATCAAGCCGTGGATGAAAAAACTAGTCTTCGAGCTTTGGCAACATTATGCCTGAGCTTGGAATCCAACAATCCAGCCTTTAGATGGATGTCAAAACCTCGAAAGAAGCTTGGGTGCGCCTCAAGGATCCTTTGAGGATAACGGTTTAACGCGAAAGATTAGTTTTCTGCGTCAGTTGACGTCAATACGTCTGCAGCGTTGAATTGTACTTTGGCCAGCTTATGTCAACGGCGCACAAGCTGGCAGGAATTGGATCCGAAGTGGACGATTCTTGGCTGGCGGCTTTACTACTGATGGGCTCGCAAGACCATTATGAGTCCATAATTATGAATCTGGAAGCTTCTGGTATGGCGCTTACGCAAAATGAAGATTTTGCAACACTTTAAAATGCAAGATATACGAGCCGAATATCATCATGCAGCAAGTGAAACCCAAACGGCGTTGAAGCAGGAATAGATTTTCCAAGAAGGACGATAGCCAACGTGTCGCATGCAAGGTCCATGGAAGAATTTGTTAAGCAAAAAAGTGTGAAAGCAGTGGCGAGAGGTTCCGTCTACTTACGACTCAAAGAAGGTCCAATTGAAGCAAAGGAAGTTTAACCTGTTCCTGGTTTAGCCACGAACGTTTTGTCTGTCGGCAAGATTTGTGACAGAAATTTGGTGATGACGTTTATGGCTAATGGTTGCTTTGTTTCGGAGTCATGAAACGAGGATCGCGTCTGGTATGAATGTCGGTGGTCTATATCAAGTTCACCGAACAAAACGATTTGAATATCCGGTACCGTTTTGTGGAGGAGTCACAAGAAAAAGGATTCATAAAACTGTCGAACATTAGGAAGCACTGATGGGCTCGAAGCTTGAAAGGTTCCGGAACATAATGGAATTAATTGCTTATAAAAGAGTGTAAGAAGATAAGTAAGCTATGAAAAGTAACGTCAttaaatagaagaaaataaatttccatttttatttctccGCTGGGTCAAACCGTTTGTACTTCCCTTAACCGCCCAATACGcctgatgcaaaacaatcatattccagcatatagaaatgagatttaaaaggcgaatctttgatttgcattttgatgcattttagcccagactagTAACTGAAATATAACaatatttattcgaaaaaaaatggtgattgtccgaaaaatatttttaaatcaacagtgttggaataggataataaaagcaatatataGTTTGTTGGTGATATCATAAAGCCAATTCGTCAACTGAGTAAAGTTTCCCagggcatcgaaaaatgtaaaaattggtacatctattgctccattttttaaattttctatgagattcgaaaacttaaaaaatactttctcatgatcattttgttttcattaaatgataacttttgcTACCGTATTGTAACTGtactgctcggttgaattgGAAGTCGGGTTATTTCGAAGCTCAAGTAGGGCCCAATTGTCCCCttccgtcgagcactatcttaacgtTGTCCAGAACTTTAGAGCTCTGTTGCCGCTTATCTACTTTAAGCTTTCCTACTCTCATGTAAATTTTTCTCTTCTGTCCCCAGCTGGTTTTCTTCCCGGATCAGCTAGATAGCTCATTCATaaacccatacaaaaaaaatctcgaaagcttaatgtattttttttttttaatttaaacaccAACTAATATAATTCCAAAGAATTCTGTGAATGTTGAATTAAATGTGTTTatttgaaaaccattttttataattattgaaCTGGATTGTCGGATTTTTAATCCCGTATCTGTTACCCACGCTGTGACTGAActtggaatctgaaatcagagTTTTGATTAGGTAtcagtttttttacacaaatgTCTATtgctattcaaataaaatttgaaagaattatTTGAGGTATAAAAAAGCCATATCCTTGCCATATATAAAGTGAGATCGCAATACagtgtaaattttaatttttcacacaAAAGCTTGATGGTTCAGCTTGGTCTAGCTGAGTACACATTTCCCgcgaaattctaaatttaaataaattagcttaaaacccattttgatgtttttgtttcaattttaattgaaaaattgttcacTCCTTGTATATGCTACAACTTCTGACActgaattattttgataaaattttgcatgTTGCGAAAACGGCATCGAAATGCTCTCTCAGCTAAATAGATAGTTCCTACAGTTAGCTAAATAAACCGGTTGGTTATGCTAGGTTTATGATAGTCAACGGACGTGAACGTGATGCGCGCTGCAAACAGGATTGGCTGATCAAAATCATAGCAAATTTCGCCAGAGCATTGCTGCTCGGTGTCAAGTATGTACCTAGGTGTATCTACTACTAACAATTGTAAACTACGCAAATGTGTCTGCCACCTGATTCGCGACTCATAGAAAGCGGAAACTCGCCAGTATCTTGAGTATCTTAATTGAAgaagcgaaaaaaacaagattgcATAATAGCGGACGGTGGAAAACATaattatgttcatcaaaatgtttacaaataaataaacaaaacatacTTTCGTATATTGTTTGGTTTTGTTGTACATATATTTATACTGTTGTACATTCACTTTTCATTTCTATCTAGGTATCTATTTGTTCATACTTGCAAATTTGTTGAACTTGTATCTTCGTGCGTACTTAGACacttgttgttatttttgtttttgaagttttaaaagccATCAACATCCCCAGTAAGAATCAATGAAAGTGATTCTGGTAAAGCAATATAGTCTCGACTGATGGACCTAACACTTAATGAACCTTTCTCTACTGCATTTTTCTCTTCTGCAGTAGGAAGCTGCCAACCGTTGGATTTTAATAGGACCTAATGATGTATGTATCTATATATCACATTTCCTTTTGTACCGAACCGCgacagttttatcaatttaaatatTCCGAATATCTTACGTGGCGCAATTCGTATTCCTAGGCATTTGTGAAGTAAAGCTGACTAGCGCACAGGTGTTTGAGTATTTTCGTTCAACTCGCTTCTAATATTATCACTTTCACTAGAAAAAGGTATGCTACTACCAGCCTATGTACACAAACTATGGATCTTTAATGATAATACTCTCTCCGACAACGCATTGTGAGTTCGACCGAAGTTCAACGTTAACTAATCAGCCCAAGTGTTTTATCATAAGATCTCGTTTCATTCATGTAGGTATTCGTTCCACACAGCATCCACTTTGCTGAGATGATGCCGCTCTttagattcgtttttttttcttcctgtgTTGCATGCGCTAAGCGCACATTGCGAGCAAGAGAAAATTTGCTTTTATAAACGGTGCGATGTTTTCCTGATGGCTGCCTGAATAAGGTTgggttttattaaataaattgatcTAATATCATCGACAATTGAGATCTTCAATGGTTGGTCTGGTCTCGAAGAATGTGATTCGAGTGCTTCCTCAAAGGGCAATGCGGTGGCGATGTCCAGTGAACGGCTCACGAAACTTTCCAAAAGAGCGCAACGGCAGTTCGGAAGCGATGCATGATGATGATCATGAATGATGATTAGTTTTCAATACCTCAACAATATGGATATGATCTTTGCAATTAGAACATAAACTTATCAAATACCGCCATGTCAGTGTCAATGATAGCTTTACTAAAAAAGGGAATCACATATATAATAAAAACAAGTTGGAATATAATTAAGGATATTAGGCCGGtacaaatttcattttcttcttttgtcacctccCCCCCTCCACccttcgatttttccgaaaatccagaaggggaaaataaatatagtttagagttcaaggtattttttaaaatttgataaatttttcgaaaattcaaacatttggaAGAGCGAAAGTCAAATTGTAGGGAATGGGAATTGTATCAGCTTATGAATTcgagatttttccaaatttacgaTCTAAAATAGCTCGATTTTTTATGTTGCACGATGTAGGTTGTATGCAAGTTtattgcatgcaagcttttgtccgatttgttccaatttattgaaaatttggattccTTTTTTATTATTGCTTTATCATTGCTTAATGTCAAACTATGACAAGTGtggtttggaaaaaataaaattagtaaTGTACCATGTCTGCAAGTTTGGTATATTGTTAAGAATACTTTCAACGTGATTTTCGTGAATAAAGAGATTGATTTAAACTGCTTCAAACGGTGACAAAACATACTTTGAAAGACTAATTATAAGTTAATTGGGAAATACGTTTATTTAGTAATGTAAAAAGGGGCACGAGAAGGATTACTAAGGTTTGGCCGTATCGCAAATCGCAAATTCATATATTGTACCCCTGGATTTAGGCACCAACCTTAacatttcttcgaaaaaaagtatcggtagaaaaaacaatatgaGCTGGGAttggaaaaacaagaaaatatctGCTAAGCGCAACACATTTACATTAGAAATGGCGGAAGCTTAAATAAacgcatttttgttattttacgatttttaaattACGATTGAGTTTCTCAATTAATTAGTCCAGTTTCGCGGGGTGAACAAAATCGGGTGTTTAAAAATGGGGAACATTTTTTCTTATCGCGATAGAGTTTAACTGTTGCAACACTGTAATTATCGTGTAATCAGATCCCAATTTCTTATACTCATCAgaactttttttggaaaatatagaAGCTCGCCGTCTTTTACAGATTCTGAAAGCAtgtcatttcaaatttctatgctcaGAAAATTGAAACGATATTTGATCCGGTACAAAAATAAGAAGCTTTTTGAGAgcgtgtgtgtgtttgtgtttttttctagTTAAAAGAGATTTGATCCATTATTTAAGGATCCTTGATCATTCATTCAGTGACGCTTcacctttttaaaaaatcaagcaaagtCGAAAGATAAAAGGTAGGTTGACTTTTTTGCCATATACTTTTTATCTCTCAGTTTTAAAGTCATAGATGAAGAGAATTCTAAATGTTTGTCTACAACCCTATAGTAATAGTATACTTTTGTTTAACTCAAGAGatcaagaaaactttttctaataaaaaaaaaacctttttttaaatttcttagataactggcggcttgtaactttattcgggagcatccaaaaaaatacaatttcttcggaaccctcaatgaattcttgaaatctttaattttgcagcATTACTTCTTTTATGGAAGCACCCTGAAAGTCCAGGAAAAAAagctccctaatcagaccttgagtgtcaatttgacattccTCGCTtcaaaccgctatatctctcttgtttttcaaccgtttttacTAACTTcgattacttttttcaaatatgtttcttaGACAATATTCACACTTCAGTTTTTCGTTCGAAGCCTTAGAAAAAATACgataaaacatgcttcggaaaaagactgtagatcagctacggaatgctaaaaaaatcacttagtgtccaaaaaagctgaagttagaagctatacgttgcacataagaatatattttttgaaaatattgaaaagtttacgtaatttggcacattattgcgtttttagattgtcaaaataggAAAAcaggatttttgaaaaattttcaaagctgtttttcaaattttttgtcaatttgcaaattttttccgattttcttgCACTGAAATACAACTCTGCACTGGATTTTTAGTATATTAACTTAAGATTTCGGCAATAAATATATATTCATCAaaaagccaatttcataccgattctagggTGGGGTTATAAGCGCTGCGatacttttctaaaaattattacGGAAATTTCacgttaatatactcaaaatccagtgccaAGTTGAACCAAAgaacaaaaagttcgaaaaaaagctacctttgaaaattcat
This sequence is a window from Uranotaenia lowii strain MFRU-FL chromosome 3, ASM2978415v1, whole genome shotgun sequence. Protein-coding genes within it:
- the LOC129757993 gene encoding uncharacterized protein LOC129757993 isoform X2, producing MPRNTNCATRYDEDDERIWNCGAWFEYILVVVVSSILLIAASILTVFWIIYYRKGFNMDDPKLQFNLHPVLMVGGYITLSGFSILLYRICRCCSHLIVKLCHTFFHACSIPCIVIGFLVVWDSHNQVQTPHFHSLHSWLGCITMGLFGLQFIMGFFSFLILLCCENATYKFRSTMVPIHASFGVVTFMLAVATSVTGLTQKAIFELGDSYTQTIEEGIIINSIGIVLTGLGIIIPFAVRRSNSPANFMVYVTDRI
- the LOC129757993 gene encoding uncharacterized protein LOC129757993 isoform X1, whose product is MDGATVSPIPEAPLAMMEIEKTPPRSPNSHNMPPPPNEKRYDEDDERIWNCGAWFEYILVVVVSSILLIAASILTVFWIIYYRKGFNMDDPKLQFNLHPVLMVGGYITLSGFSILLYRICRCCSHLIVKLCHTFFHACSIPCIVIGFLVVWDSHNQVQTPHFHSLHSWLGCITMGLFGLQFIMGFFSFLILLCCENATYKFRSTMVPIHASFGVVTFMLAVATSVTGLTQKAIFELGDSYTQTIEEGIIINSIGIVLTGLGIIIPFAVRRSNSPANFMVYVTDRI